The following coding sequences lie in one Eubacterium ventriosum genomic window:
- a CDS encoding fibronectin type III domain-containing protein — protein sequence MRLKKLTVVALTATLTIGSLFTGTTVKAQTNSNQVATYAEDSQTTYPWSKTAQATTGDYIADSYEGVESGHVFESVTQERLLDILSSKGNYYIVFAGPEHKTSKATIAKINEIAKKDGITKIYHFDPYVDGYQLDITDEDTEFKGSRGTSINELWKKITELLPNENVINEYNGDDTLLFNYENTDAGNKINAYYELEDANYYNEAQATQDIEKVFRKGQENGQVAKASVRTDYEFFSRVYNGSATYINYNKGVANANRTGKAVEIFTEKDKDNFPLHQVNFNELIDLLNSNGDYVIFFGASWCHNTQAIIGSIAQKAKQAGKKVYVYDTTIGNQLTFGTGNDINIVTAGSSVFNSRSSVDPTTGNNNISYVYGELVKYLGNFTTENNSNKNNSISYYPNGDVTAEATSAKPWEDGSNKSAIRLQMPFLIRYNRNAANPVTKNWLHKNKANDGTYTEYMLELTWVLGTKEAKEATDRTGNAKPKDGLSYVDFASEAVQALNTFFGIKETTNIKQPTTTNKPSQEQKVPAVTVKVPAKVTAKALKKSAKITWKKVAGATGYEVYRANKKKGKYKKVKTLKAKATSFTNKKLKAKKTYFFKVRAYITKNGKKTYSSWSAVKKVRVKK from the coding sequence ATGAGACTAAAGAAATTAACAGTTGTGGCATTAACAGCTACATTAACAATAGGTTCTTTATTTACAGGAACTACAGTAAAGGCACAGACTAATTCAAATCAGGTTGCAACTTATGCAGAGGATTCACAGACAACTTATCCTTGGTCTAAAACAGCACAGGCAACAACAGGAGATTACATAGCAGATTCATATGAAGGAGTTGAAAGCGGACATGTTTTTGAGAGTGTTACACAGGAAAGACTTTTAGACATCTTAAGTAGCAAGGGAAATTACTACATTGTTTTTGCAGGACCTGAGCATAAAACAAGTAAGGCTACAATTGCAAAAATCAATGAAATTGCAAAGAAAGACGGAATAACAAAGATTTATCATTTTGATCCTTACGTTGACGGATATCAGTTAGACATTACTGACGAAGATACAGAATTTAAAGGTTCAAGAGGAACTTCAATTAATGAATTATGGAAGAAAATTACAGAGTTACTTCCAAATGAAAATGTAATCAATGAATATAACGGAGACGACACATTACTTTTCAATTATGAAAATACAGATGCAGGAAACAAAATCAATGCATACTATGAATTAGAAGATGCAAATTATTACAATGAGGCACAGGCAACACAGGACATCGAAAAAGTATTTAGAAAAGGTCAGGAAAACGGACAGGTTGCTAAGGCAAGCGTAAGAACAGATTATGAATTCTTTAGTAGAGTTTATAATGGATCAGCTACATACATTAACTACAATAAAGGAGTTGCAAATGCAAACAGAACTGGTAAGGCAGTAGAAATCTTTACAGAAAAAGATAAGGACAACTTCCCACTTCATCAGGTTAACTTCAATGAATTAATTGATTTATTAAATTCAAATGGTGATTATGTTATTTTCTTTGGTGCTTCATGGTGCCACAATACACAGGCAATTATCGGAAGCATTGCACAGAAAGCTAAACAGGCAGGCAAGAAGGTTTATGTTTATGATACAACAATTGGAAATCAGTTAACTTTCGGAACAGGAAATGACATTAATATAGTAACAGCAGGAAGTAGCGTGTTTAACTCAAGAAGTAGCGTAGATCCAACAACAGGAAATAACAACATTAGTTATGTATATGGTGAGTTGGTTAAATACTTAGGAAACTTTACAACAGAGAATAATTCAAATAAGAACAACAGTATTTCATATTATCCTAACGGTGATGTTACAGCAGAAGCAACAAGCGCAAAACCTTGGGAAGATGGAAGTAACAAGAGTGCCATCAGATTACAGATGCCTTTCTTAATCCGGTATAACAGGAATGCAGCAAATCCGGTAACAAAGAATTGGTTACACAAGAACAAAGCAAACGATGGCACATACACAGAATATATGTTAGAGCTTACTTGGGTTTTAGGAACAAAGGAGGCAAAAGAAGCAACTGATAGAACAGGCAATGCTAAACCGAAGGATGGTTTGTCATATGTCGATTTTGCAAGCGAAGCAGTTCAGGCATTAAATACATTCTTTGGCATTAAAGAAACAACTAATATAAAACAGCCAACAACAACTAATAAGCCAAGTCAGGAACAGAAGGTACCCGCAGTAACAGTAAAAGTTCCAGCTAAGGTAACAGCTAAAGCTTTAAAAAAATCAGCAAAGATTACTTGGAAAAAAGTTGCAGGAGCTACAGGCTATGAAGTTTACAGAGCAAACAAAAAGAAGGGTAAGTACAAGAAGGTAAAAACACTTAAGGCTAAGGCAACTTCATTTACAAACAAGAAATTAAAAGCAAAGAAAACTTACTTCTTCAAAGTAAGAGCGTACATAACAAAGAATGGTAAGAAAACATATTCTTCATGGAGTGCAGTTAAGAAAGTAAGAGTAAAAAAATAG
- a CDS encoding dicarboxylate/amino acid:cation symporter yields the protein MNLDFTAIAALVVVLVLFFAIFKLSKKLDFTLLVIVALAAGVAIGFIFHGHTSWITPIGKAYVSVLSALVSPLIIVAIISSITSLENTKQLKGIGFRSIGWLITTTFFAIMLALGLGLVFGVGRNAYLSIDGLDTTTFQSKVTSFSEIFINFFPRNVISDIAEENTIPMIFTAILVAVAYVFVAHDNEEKVKPFKNLVEALKEIIFKILDWVIELTPYAVLTLVATSVGNGINSSGMIWSLVMLLIVCFIAFIIDSYLINAVLLKVFAKVNPIKFFKKILPAQIVAFSTQSSAGTLPVATEILTDKIGVSGKVANVTTPLGTTIGMPGCAGIWPILVSLYGIYGLGINFSLTDYITLVVVALFVSFGTAGVPGTATVTTASVLTVMGLPLELIVLTIPISALADTGRTATNITGAMVSATIVARQEDSLDDEIFEKEDEEENKAVTA from the coding sequence ATGAATTTGGATTTTACAGCAATAGCAGCATTGGTAGTTGTTTTAGTTTTATTTTTTGCAATATTTAAGCTAAGTAAAAAATTAGATTTTACATTATTGGTTATAGTAGCACTTGCAGCAGGTGTGGCAATTGGATTTATATTCCATGGACATACATCATGGATAACACCTATTGGAAAAGCGTATGTAAGTGTTTTAAGTGCATTAGTAAGCCCATTAATTATTGTGGCAATTATCAGCAGTATTACTTCACTTGAAAACACAAAACAGCTTAAAGGAATAGGCTTCCGTTCAATTGGATGGCTTATTACAACAACATTCTTTGCCATTATGTTAGCACTTGGCTTAGGACTTGTTTTTGGAGTAGGCAGAAATGCATACCTTTCAATTGACGGACTTGATACAACAACATTCCAGAGCAAGGTTACATCATTTTCAGAAATTTTCATAAATTTCTTTCCAAGAAACGTAATATCAGATATAGCAGAAGAAAACACAATACCAATGATTTTTACTGCGATTCTTGTAGCTGTGGCATATGTATTTGTGGCACATGACAACGAAGAAAAAGTAAAACCATTTAAAAACTTAGTGGAAGCACTTAAGGAAATCATCTTTAAAATCCTTGATTGGGTTATTGAACTTACACCATATGCAGTTTTAACTTTAGTAGCAACAAGTGTTGGAAATGGAATCAATTCATCAGGAATGATTTGGTCACTTGTAATGTTGTTAATTGTATGCTTTATAGCATTCATTATAGATTCATATTTAATTAATGCAGTATTACTTAAAGTTTTTGCAAAAGTTAACCCTATTAAGTTCTTCAAAAAAATTCTTCCGGCACAGATTGTTGCATTTTCAACACAGTCAAGTGCAGGAACATTACCTGTAGCAACAGAAATTCTTACAGACAAAATAGGAGTGAGCGGAAAAGTTGCAAATGTGACAACACCACTTGGAACAACAATAGGAATGCCGGGATGTGCAGGTATTTGGCCAATTCTTGTATCACTATACGGAATTTACGGACTTGGAATTAACTTTAGCTTAACAGATTACATAACATTAGTAGTTGTAGCATTATTTGTATCATTTGGAACAGCAGGAGTTCCGGGAACAGCAACTGTAACAACAGCCAGTGTGTTAACAGTAATGGGACTTCCACTTGAACTTATTGTTTTAACAATTCCTATTTCAGCTTTGGCTGATACAGGTAGAACAGCAACAAATATAACAGGGGCAATGGTTTCAGCTACAATCGTTGCAAGACAGGAAGACAGCCTTGACGATGAAATATTTGAAAAAGAAGACGAAGAAGAAAACAAAGCAGTAACAGCATAA
- a CDS encoding MalY/PatB family protein: protein MGFNFDKITDRKGTNCIKYDFAIERGMPENVLPLWVADMDFPTVPEVIEDLKKAVSNGIFGYSEAKSGYFKALSEWYEKYFDWKLKPNWLVKTPGVVFGIAMAVKAFTNEGDSVIIQQPVYYPFKETIEDNNRVVVNNSLKNVNGHYEIDFEDFERKVKENNVKLFILCSPHNPVGRVWKKWELEKLGNICVENNVTVVSDEIHSDFVYPGNKHTAFANIKEEFQNITVTCTAPSKTFNLAGLQVSNIIIPNDKLRKKFRKQISAAGYSQVNALGLVACESAYRNGRQWLDSLKEYLIENINFVRNYLEENIPSVKLIEPEGTYLIWLDFGELGLENEELEDLIINKSGLWLDSGAIFGEDGKGYQRINIACPRKTLEQALNQLKSGIDSLK from the coding sequence ATGGGATTTAATTTTGATAAGATTACAGACAGAAAAGGAACAAACTGCATAAAATACGATTTTGCCATTGAAAGGGGAATGCCTGAGAATGTACTTCCATTATGGGTTGCAGATATGGATTTTCCAACAGTTCCAGAAGTGATTGAAGATTTAAAGAAAGCTGTAAGTAATGGAATTTTCGGATACAGCGAGGCAAAAAGCGGATATTTTAAGGCACTGTCAGAATGGTATGAAAAATATTTTGACTGGAAATTAAAGCCTAACTGGTTAGTAAAAACACCCGGCGTAGTTTTTGGTATAGCAATGGCAGTTAAAGCTTTTACTAATGAGGGCGACAGCGTAATAATTCAGCAGCCTGTATATTATCCTTTTAAAGAAACAATAGAGGATAACAACAGAGTAGTTGTAAACAATTCCCTTAAAAATGTTAACGGTCATTATGAAATAGATTTTGAGGACTTTGAAAGGAAAGTTAAGGAAAATAACGTAAAACTTTTCATTTTGTGTAGCCCACACAATCCGGTTGGACGAGTTTGGAAAAAATGGGAACTGGAAAAACTTGGTAATATTTGCGTGGAAAATAATGTGACAGTTGTAAGTGATGAAATTCACAGCGACTTCGTTTATCCGGGCAACAAGCATACGGCTTTTGCTAATATTAAGGAAGAATTTCAGAATATTACAGTTACATGTACTGCACCAAGCAAGACTTTCAACCTGGCAGGACTTCAGGTTTCAAACATTATTATTCCAAATGATAAACTTAGAAAGAAGTTTAGAAAACAAATAAGTGCAGCAGGATATAGTCAGGTTAATGCTTTAGGACTTGTGGCATGTGAAAGTGCTTACAGAAACGGCAGACAGTGGCTTGACAGTTTGAAAGAATATTTAATTGAAAACATTAATTTTGTAAGGAATTATTTAGAAGAAAATATTCCAAGTGTTAAGCTGATTGAGCCGGAAGGAACATATTTAATATGGCTTGATTTTGGTGAATTAGGACTTGAAAATGAAGAATTGGAAGATTTAATAATAAACAAATCAGGTTTATGGCTTGACAGCGGAGCTATTTTTGGAGAAGATGGTAAAGGATATCAGCGAATTAATATTGCCTGTCCTAGAAAAACTTTGGAGCAGGCATTAAATCAGCTTAAGTCAGGAATTGACAGCCTTAAGTAG
- a CDS encoding LysR family transcriptional regulator, whose translation MTLAQLRYAITVAGASSMNEAARKLFISQPSLSAAIKELEEEVGVELFKRTNRGISVTLEGEEFIGYARQVVEQYNLIESKYILKENTKKKFGVSMQHYTFAVKAFVEMVKQFGMDEYEFEIHETKTYDVIEDVKNCKSEIGILYLNDFNKKVLTKLFHESAVEFHELLKCHIYVYLWKGHPLASKEEITLEELEEYPCLSFDQGHNNSFYFAEEVLSTYDYKRLIKANDRATFLNLMIGLNGYTLCSGIMCEELNGSDYCAIKLKSDEIMTIGYIARKGVQVSPLGKKYLEEISKYKDKALR comes from the coding sequence ATGACTCTTGCACAATTAAGATATGCCATCACAGTTGCCGGTGCTTCTTCAATGAATGAAGCGGCGAGAAAACTTTTTATATCACAGCCAAGCCTTTCAGCAGCAATAAAGGAGCTGGAAGAAGAGGTTGGAGTAGAACTTTTTAAGCGTACCAACAGAGGAATTTCAGTAACTTTGGAAGGTGAGGAATTTATAGGGTATGCAAGGCAGGTAGTTGAACAGTATAACTTAATTGAGTCCAAGTATATTTTAAAAGAAAATACAAAGAAGAAGTTTGGGGTTTCCATGCAACATTACACGTTTGCGGTAAAGGCTTTTGTGGAAATGGTCAAGCAGTTCGGTATGGATGAATATGAGTTTGAAATTCACGAAACAAAGACTTACGATGTAATTGAGGACGTGAAGAATTGTAAAAGTGAAATAGGAATTTTGTACCTGAATGATTTTAATAAGAAGGTATTAACTAAGTTATTTCACGAGTCAGCAGTGGAGTTTCATGAATTGCTGAAATGTCATATTTATGTATATCTGTGGAAAGGTCATCCACTGGCATCTAAGGAAGAGATAACTTTGGAAGAACTGGAAGAATATCCGTGTTTGTCTTTTGATCAGGGGCATAATAATTCTTTTTATTTTGCAGAAGAAGTACTTAGCACTTACGATTACAAGAGACTTATAAAAGCCAATGACAGAGCAACATTTCTTAATCTTATGATAGGACTTAACGGATACACATTATGTTCAGGAATAATGTGTGAAGAATTAAACGGTTCCGATTATTGTGCAATAAAGCTTAAGTCAGATGAGATAATGACAATAGGCTATATTGCGAGAAAAGGGGTTCAGGTAAGTCCTTTGGGAAAGAAATATTTGGAAGAAATCAGTAAGTACAAAGACAAAGCTCTTAGATAA
- a CDS encoding methionine ABC transporter ATP-binding protein, producing MSEIEIKNVSKKYETKDGTVEALKNVSLSIEQGDIYGIIGMSGAGKSTLVRCMNFLEEPTEGQVLIKGRTLGSLSKKELRKQREDIGMIFQHFNLLMQKSVIDNVCFPLYIQGKKKKEARAKALELLEIVGLQDRAKAYPAQLSGGQKQRVAIARALASNPKILLCDEATSALDPQTTASILELLESINKRFGITIVIITHQMSVVREICTHVAIMKDGQVAEKGLVTEIFEHPKSEVARELINKDTGSDVDGTRKVTKEINNKKNLRIVFSESSAFEPVIANMILKFNEPVNILKANTKNVGGVAKGEMILGFRKDNQKIEEMKQYLIEKGLEIEEVDNYVD from the coding sequence ATGTCAGAGATAGAAATTAAAAACGTAAGCAAAAAATATGAAACAAAAGATGGAACTGTTGAAGCATTAAAAAATGTAAGTCTTTCGATTGAGCAGGGTGACATATACGGAATAATTGGTATGTCCGGAGCAGGGAAAAGTACATTGGTACGATGTATGAACTTCCTTGAAGAACCAACAGAAGGTCAGGTTCTTATAAAAGGAAGAACACTTGGTTCACTGTCAAAGAAAGAATTAAGAAAACAGAGAGAAGACATAGGAATGATTTTTCAGCATTTCAATCTTCTAATGCAGAAGTCGGTTATAGACAATGTTTGTTTTCCATTATATATACAGGGAAAGAAAAAGAAAGAAGCAAGAGCTAAGGCATTAGAGCTTCTTGAAATAGTAGGATTACAGGATAGGGCAAAAGCTTATCCGGCGCAGTTGTCAGGAGGACAGAAACAGAGAGTGGCAATTGCAAGAGCATTAGCTTCAAATCCAAAGATTCTACTTTGTGACGAGGCAACAAGTGCCTTAGATCCACAGACTACAGCATCAATTCTTGAATTACTTGAAAGTATTAATAAGAGATTTGGAATAACAATAGTAATCATTACACATCAGATGTCAGTAGTCAGAGAAATATGTACACATGTAGCCATTATGAAAGATGGTCAGGTGGCAGAGAAGGGATTAGTAACTGAGATTTTTGAACATCCTAAATCTGAAGTTGCAAGAGAGTTGATTAACAAAGATACAGGCAGCGACGTAGATGGTACCCGCAAAGTAACAAAGGAAATAAATAATAAGAAAAATCTCAGAATTGTTTTTTCAGAAAGTTCAGCTTTTGAACCGGTTATAGCAAATATGATTTTGAAGTTTAATGAGCCGGTAAATATATTGAAAGCAAATACTAAAAACGTTGGAGGCGTGGCAAAAGGTGAAATGATACTGGGCTTTCGCAAAGACAATCAGAAAATAGAAGAGATGAAACAATATCTTATAGAAAAAGGATTAGAAATCGAGGAGGTGGATAATTATGTGGACTAG
- a CDS encoding methionine ABC transporter permease, producing MWTSATTDMIITGIGQTLYMTILSTVVGYVFGLPLGVMLAVFDKDGLRPNKAVYKVLDVISNIIRSIPFLILLILIIPLTRLIVGQSYGSSATVVPLVVAAIPFIGRMVESSIKEVDAGVVEAARSMGASDLRIIVKVLLLESRTSLITGATIAIGTILGYSAMAGSVGGGGLGDIAIRYGYYRYESQIMIVTVILLVVLVQVFQSIGMIIASKLDKRRK from the coding sequence ATGTGGACTAGTGCAACTACAGATATGATTATTACGGGAATAGGTCAGACACTATACATGACAATATTATCCACAGTAGTAGGATATGTGTTTGGACTTCCGTTAGGAGTAATGTTAGCAGTATTTGACAAAGACGGACTTAGACCTAACAAGGCAGTTTACAAAGTACTGGATGTAATTTCAAATATCATACGAAGCATACCTTTCCTGATTCTACTTATTCTTATAATACCTTTAACAAGATTAATTGTAGGTCAGAGTTATGGTTCATCAGCAACAGTAGTTCCATTGGTTGTTGCGGCAATTCCATTTATCGGCCGAATGGTTGAGTCATCAATCAAAGAAGTTGACGCAGGAGTTGTAGAAGCAGCAAGATCAATGGGAGCAAGTGATTTAAGAATAATAGTAAAAGTACTATTACTTGAATCAAGAACATCACTTATAACCGGAGCTACAATAGCCATTGGAACAATTCTTGGCTATTCAGCAATGGCAGGTTCCGTAGGTGGCGGTGGTCTTGGAGACATTGCCATAAGATACGGTTATTACAGATATGAATCTCAAATTATGATAGTAACGGTAATACTTCTTGTAGTATTGGTTCAGGTTTTCCAGTCTATAGGAATGATTATTGCATCAAAACTTGATAAGAGAAGAAAATAA
- a CDS encoding MetQ/NlpA family ABC transporter substrate-binding protein, producing MKKKILALALAGVLVVGALTGCGSSKSESSEKKTDDKKITVAASATPHAEILEEAKTLLKDKGYELEVKVFDDYVQPNNVVESGEFDANYFQHVPYLEQFNEEKGTHLVVAGKIHYEPFGIYPGTKKDLKDIAKGDKIAVPNDTTNEARALLLLQDNGIIKLKDGAGIKATVNDIEENPNNIEIVELEAAQVPRVVNEVAYVVLNGNYALEANYTVKKDALAYEKSDSEAAKTYVNVIAVKEGNENSEKIKALVDVLKSDSIKKFIDEKYDGAVIVYDGE from the coding sequence ATGAAGAAGAAAATTTTAGCATTAGCATTAGCAGGAGTATTAGTAGTAGGAGCATTAACAGGATGTGGTTCATCAAAGAGTGAAAGTTCAGAAAAGAAAACTGATGACAAAAAGATTACAGTAGCAGCATCAGCAACACCACACGCAGAAATATTAGAAGAAGCAAAAACATTACTTAAAGACAAGGGATACGAATTAGAAGTAAAAGTATTCGATGACTATGTACAGCCTAACAACGTAGTAGAAAGTGGAGAGTTTGACGCAAACTACTTCCAGCATGTACCTTATCTTGAACAGTTTAACGAAGAAAAAGGAACACACCTTGTAGTTGCAGGAAAGATTCATTATGAACCATTTGGTATTTATCCTGGAACAAAGAAAGACTTAAAGGACATTGCCAAGGGCGATAAGATTGCAGTTCCAAACGACACAACTAATGAAGCAAGAGCGCTTTTATTATTACAGGATAATGGAATCATCAAATTAAAAGATGGTGCAGGAATCAAGGCAACAGTAAATGACATTGAAGAAAATCCTAACAACATTGAAATCGTAGAACTTGAAGCAGCTCAGGTACCAAGAGTAGTAAACGAAGTAGCTTATGTAGTATTAAATGGTAACTATGCATTAGAAGCAAATTACACAGTAAAGAAAGACGCATTAGCTTATGAAAAGTCAGATTCAGAAGCAGCAAAAACATACGTTAACGTAATTGCAGTAAAAGAAGGCAACGAAAACAGCGAAAAAATCAAAGCTTTAGTAGATGTATTAAAGTCAGATTCAATTAAGAAATTCATCGATGAAAAGTATGATGGAGCAGTAATCGTATACGATGGAGAATAA
- a CDS encoding histidine phosphatase family protein, which produces MGQVYFTRHGQTFWNVENKICGATDIVLTELGHKQAEELGQKILKEGIKIDEILYSPLSRAADTAKHIGEVTGIPMREEIRLKEQNFGKYESTPRHGEEFEEAKKSFINHFDGGESMFEMAQRIYNLLDDLKKESGEKTYLLVAHNGISRVVNSYFHDMTNEEYAAFGIKNCEILKYEF; this is translated from the coding sequence ATGGGACAGGTTTATTTTACAAGACATGGGCAGACATTTTGGAATGTTGAAAATAAAATATGTGGAGCAACAGATATTGTCTTGACAGAATTAGGACATAAGCAGGCTGAGGAGTTGGGACAGAAGATTTTGAAGGAGGGAATAAAAATCGACGAAATTTTGTACTCACCACTTAGCAGGGCAGCAGATACAGCGAAGCATATTGGGGAAGTAACAGGGATTCCGATGAGAGAAGAAATCCGATTAAAGGAACAGAATTTCGGAAAGTACGAATCTACACCAAGACACGGCGAAGAATTTGAAGAGGCAAAAAAGAGCTTCATAAATCATTTTGACGGTGGCGAATCAATGTTTGAAATGGCTCAGAGAATCTATAATCTATTGGATGACTTGAAGAAAGAATCAGGCGAAAAGACATATCTTCTTGTTGCCCATAATGGCATATCAAGAGTCGTAAATTCATATTTCCACGATATGACAAACGAAGAATATGCAGCGTTTGGAATAAAGAATTGCGAGATATTAAAGTATGAATTTTAA
- a CDS encoding Ig-like domain-containing protein, with product MSKKILVMMLIIISAISFIKQPNLNVMADEKAKIEIWSESLNERIEHRSIEVGNSNPNFSIKVTPSDTTIENVTWVTENIGVATVEGNNSTATVYGVSEGSTKLVLSALTKKYGILNYDCVISIYTKINDISGVIKKTTTLYRGADSSSWVRTEKAKVGQELTIIGSCGNYYYVKLPDNYIFDDNRSKREAYVLKSDVNIPVTDVVLDKDNIVLPVGDNSNLSTEVYPNIASNKNYNYKLSDSGVAEINNGSIKTKKEGMTVITAVADNKEASCNVSVYTPINATSGTLARNTSLYAGASEKCRVKKNDGKKGNSLKVIGKCGSYYYVEFSENYFGNNSDNKAFVPISDVYIPVERIEVSETNIIMNINQKTKINVKVYPEIATNKNVEFKVTKGKIYVNKIGEIKPIVEGESIIDVYGANGEKAHSCTVQVLKDKVIEKLDPDNKFTVSGLRTDLDGNYITFSECQGASEYIVFRKEGKKWEDIYYSYNNDSKNYRSVFDPGAKLGKKYKYKIVAYYKYVTYKNGKLGTERLTKTIISPEITTGTPELKANKQNNKKGVVKNIKLKWNKMSYDYNNKSLKGGYVISRKIGSGKKKQIKTINNKKTTNYTDSKVSKNKNYVYYIKAFYETKSGKKIYSPVRKIEVNTKK from the coding sequence ATGAGTAAAAAAATATTAGTAATGATGCTGATTATAATTTCAGCTATAAGTTTTATTAAACAGCCTAATTTAAATGTAATGGCAGATGAAAAAGCTAAGATAGAGATTTGGAGTGAATCACTGAATGAAAGAATTGAACATAGAAGTATTGAGGTTGGAAATTCAAATCCGAACTTTTCTATAAAGGTTACTCCAAGTGACACAACAATTGAAAATGTAACTTGGGTTACAGAGAATATAGGTGTGGCAACTGTTGAAGGTAATAATTCAACAGCAACGGTTTATGGAGTGTCAGAAGGCTCCACTAAATTAGTATTATCAGCCCTAACTAAAAAATATGGTATACTAAATTATGATTGTGTAATTTCAATATACACAAAGATAAATGATATATCAGGTGTAATTAAAAAAACAACAACCTTGTATAGAGGTGCAGATAGTAGTTCTTGGGTTAGAACTGAAAAGGCAAAGGTAGGTCAGGAGTTAACTATTATAGGTTCATGTGGCAATTACTATTATGTTAAATTACCGGACAATTATATTTTTGATGATAATAGATCAAAAAGAGAAGCTTATGTATTGAAATCAGATGTGAATATACCGGTAACAGATGTTGTTTTAGATAAGGATAATATTGTTTTGCCAGTGGGAGATAATTCCAACTTAAGTACAGAAGTATATCCAAACATAGCATCAAACAAAAACTATAACTATAAATTATCTGATAGTGGTGTGGCAGAAATAAACAATGGCTCAATAAAGACAAAAAAAGAGGGTATGACGGTTATAACAGCAGTAGCAGACAATAAGGAAGCAAGCTGTAATGTTTCAGTATATACACCGATTAATGCAACAAGTGGAACACTTGCCAGAAATACATCATTATATGCCGGGGCAAGTGAAAAATGTAGAGTTAAAAAGAATGATGGAAAGAAAGGCAACTCATTAAAAGTAATAGGAAAATGCGGAAGCTATTATTATGTAGAATTTTCGGAAAATTATTTTGGAAACAATTCGGATAATAAAGCTTTTGTGCCAATCTCAGATGTGTACATACCAGTTGAAAGAATTGAAGTGTCTGAAACAAATATTATTATGAATATTAATCAGAAAACTAAAATAAATGTTAAGGTTTATCCGGAAATTGCAACAAATAAGAATGTAGAGTTTAAAGTGACGAAGGGAAAAATATATGTAAATAAGATAGGAGAGATTAAACCAATAGTTGAAGGAGAATCAATTATTGATGTGTATGGGGCGAATGGAGAAAAAGCACATAGTTGTACAGTTCAGGTATTAAAAGATAAAGTTATAGAAAAGTTAGATCCAGATAATAAATTTACGGTTTCAGGTTTAAGAACAGATTTGGATGGTAATTATATCACATTCTCAGAATGTCAGGGAGCTTCTGAATATATTGTGTTCAGAAAAGAAGGTAAGAAATGGGAAGATATATACTATTCATATAATAATGATTCTAAGAATTATAGAAGTGTATTTGATCCGGGAGCAAAACTTGGAAAGAAATATAAGTATAAAATAGTTGCGTATTACAAATATGTAACATATAAAAATGGAAAGTTAGGAACCGAAAGGCTCACAAAAACAATTATATCTCCAGAGATTACAACAGGCACACCTGAATTAAAAGCTAATAAACAAAATAATAAAAAAGGAGTTGTCAAGAATATAAAATTAAAATGGAATAAAATGTCATATGATTATAACAATAAATCATTAAAAGGTGGCTATGTAATATCAAGAAAAATCGGCAGTGGAAAGAAAAAACAAATTAAGACTATTAACAATAAGAAGACAACCAATTATACAGACTCAAAAGTAAGTAAGAACAAAAATTATGTTTATTACATAAAGGCATTTTATGAAACAAAATCAGGTAAAAAAATCTATTCACCAGTAAGAAAGATAGAAGTAAATACTAAGAAATAG